AATCAGCGACCAGCAAAAGTTGACAAGAAGCTGAACCAGATACACCGTAAGCGCCTGTTTTTTCCATTGTGAGCCGGAGCAGTACACCAGATAGGCAGAAATGCCCATCAAAAAATATAAAATGCCCCAGGCAATTGGAAAAAGGAAGGAAGGCGGCGAGAGCGGCGGCAGAGTAAGCTGTTCATATATCCCGGTATTGCTCCTGATTAACAGTCCGGACAATGCACCGGTTCCCATACTTAGGACGATACTTGCGATCAGCGGCTTCCATCGAATCGTAACACAATACATCTGCTATCCCCACCCTGCTTTCCGATTAATTTAATATGGTGATTTCTCCCGTAGCCTGCGGCAATCCTCCGCGGCACTAGTATATGCGGTAATCCACAGATTCTATGCAGGCCGGAACCAGCACAACAAGAAAAAGTCCTGGCTCCACACCATTTATTCTCCCCGGACTTTATGACTGGTTACGGCGATTCCTCTTTGCTTTTACTATACTCATATCATTACTAAAAATCAATCCATAAATGGTAAGCCGAAGCGATATGTCGTACTCCAAAAAATTCCGCCGGCAAAGAACTCAGCTTTGCAGAAAAGCGATCAGCTCGCGGTTAAACTTCTCCATTTGATCGTAGAACAGAAAATGGCCGCACTGCCGGAATGAAACCAGCTTCGAATTTTTGATTCCTCTGTTCTGCGCCACTGCCAGTGGATACAAACAGACTCGATCATTCAGCCCATGTAAAATCAGCGTGGGAACATTCACCTTTGCCATATCGTCAAACAGCACCTCGTTAAGCCAGGTGTTTGCAACTGCGGCGGTTGACCAGCTGGCTGCCTGCAGGCCTAACTGGAAGATCCAGTCCTGAATCGGTTTGCCAACGCAGTGGAAAAATATCATGTTTCCAAAACCCTGAAGCATCTTGGGGCGGTCGGTATATGTTCCCTGAATAATGTCCAGAACCGCCTGTCTCTTCAGCCCATACGCGAAATTCGGGCGTTGAATCAGGCTGGGGGCTGCCGCCGCGAACAGCGCCAGCTTCGATACCCCGTGGCCGTTATGTCGTGCCATATAGCGCAGGCAGATGGCCCCGCCCGTGGAGTGACCGCCGAGCGTAATGTTCCTCAGCTGCAAGGCGTCGATCACGGCGCGCAGGTCGTCGGCCAGGCGATTGTAGTCGTAACCGCTCCACGGTTTATCAGAAAGGCCGAAGCCGCGGCAGTCCATTGCAACACACCGGTACCCCAGTTTTGGAAGCTGGTTTAACTGGTATTCAAATAAATTGTGATCCCCCGGCCACCCGTGAACAAGCAGAATGGTTTTATCCCCGGCAGGATTCAGATCTTCAACGAAAATTTTTACATTTGATTCAACCATTACATAGTATCCCACATCATCATCTCCTCTAAAATACTACCAGAATATTCTTTTGAAGATATTTCGGTGACTGTTATGGATTTGATACCAGTCTGCACTATGGCCCACCATACTGTGTGATGATGATCTTAGCCAGAGCGGGGTTGGGGTTTTTAATTTTCACCGGGTACTGCAATCTTTTTTCGTAAACCCACATTAGTTGTCACCCTCCTCTTCAATTTCCCACGGCCAGGGGCCGGTGATCCAAGCCCAGCGGCTGGTTTGGCTGCTGGTTTCTCCGATCGGGCCGTAGGTGTCCTCATAATTTTTGGTCAGCTCATCGATCTTCTTGCGGGTGTCTTCCAGTTTCTTTGCGGCTTCACAGTTGTTGGGATGTGTGTCTAAAAAAATATGAAGCTCCCACGCCATGAATCGATACGCGTTGATCTGGCGCATCAATCTTTCCTGATCTGTCATTTTAGAACACCCCTTTTCCCCGTAAAGGGTTTATCCAGATCCGGGAAAATCGTACCCTGATTAAATCCCTTTTCCGCCGAATACGTTGTGTCGAATTGCTGAAACGGTATATATGCCATGGCAACCACCGTCTGGGCCGGCAGCGGTGAAACCGCAACGGTCAGTTCGCAGCTCTGCATATTCTGCACGCTCTGCATGCCCTGCGCATTCTGCATGCTTTGCGCATTTTGCATACTCTGTGCGTTCTGCATACTCTGCGCATTCTGCATACTCTGCACATTCTGCATACTTTGCGCGTTCTGCATACTTTGCGCGGGCTGCATAATACCCTGCACATTCTGCATGCTCTGCGCGTTCTGCATACTTTGCGCGTTCTGCATACTTTGCGCGGGCTGCATGCTCTGTGCGTTCTGCATGCTTTGTGGATTCTGCGTACTCTGCGCGTTGAGCATATTTTGCATGTTTTGCAGGTACTGCAGATTCTGATTATCTGTCATTCTTCTCGTGTTCCCCTTTCTCATAATCTAAAGCTTATCCCATAACAGAATATGCCGGCAGAATATTCCGAGTGCCTGTTCTCTTTTGAAAATCAAACAGGGGGCTGATTTTGGCGCTGAAACAGCGCAAAATAAAGAATTTTCAGGACAAATCACCAAGTCACGATTTCATCCTCGCGCCCGGCGATTCTGCACCTTGCCTGTGGTTCGGATTCATAGTATAATTTTGATATGAGAAAGCAGGTGCCTGCTTTGTTCAACACTACTTCGGAGAAATCGCGGAAATGTCGCTAATTTCTGACTGCTAAGAGCACTGGCCGGCGGATTTTTCGAGTTTTTTCCTTAAAAACCGAGAGAGGAAACCAATTTTATGAATCAAATCAAAACTGACCCCACCGCCTGGAAAAAGCGGGTCGGCTGGTTTTTGTTGAGCCAGAATATTTCTTTGTTCGGCTCCTCCGTTGTGGGCTTCGCCATCATATGGCACATTACCCTGACGACCTCTTCCGGCATGTGGATCATGCTTTCGACCATCTGCTCGATTCTGCCCCAGGTTCTGGTTTCGTTGATCGGGGGCGTTTGGGCTGACCGTTACAACCGCAAATACCTGATTATGCTATCAGACGGCTTTATTGCCACGGCCACGCTCGGCCTGGCCGTGGCATTTCTCCTTGGTTTTCAAAGGCTGGAGCTGCTGCTGGTTGTTTCGGCCGTACGCTCAATTGGAGCAGGAATCCAGACTCCGGCCGTGGGAGCGATCTACCCGCAGCTGGTACCGCAGGAATCACTGACCAAGGTTCAGGGAATCAACCAATCCCTGAACTCTGTTCTTCTGCTGCTTGCCCCTGCCGCAGGCGGTATCATTTTAGGCTGGGTGGGAATTGTCGGCGCCTTTTTTTTGGATGTGACGACCGCGGCTCTCGCGATTTTGGTTATGAGCCGAATTAACGTGGAACGCATTCGCACCGAAAAAGAACCCGATTCCATGTGGGCAGAACTGAAAACCGGCATCGACTACACGTTTCGCCACCCGCAGCTGCGGAATTTGATTTTTTGTTACATGGCCTCTTTTTTTCTGATTACCCCAGCGGCTGTCCTTTCTCCCCTTCTGGTGGAGCGTACCTTCGGCGGTGAAATTTGGCGCCTGACTGCGAATGAAATGGTGTGGACGGCCGGTTCGCTGGTGGGCGGAATTTTTGTGGCGATAAAAGGGGAATTCCGCAACAAGGTGAAAACCGTTGCGCTTTGCCTTGCGGCGTTCGGTGTGTTTTTCGCGCTAATGGGAGTTGCCTGGGATTTTTTGTCTTACCTGATCGTCGTGGGGATTTCCGGCTTCTTTCTGCCTCCGCTTTCCACCGCGCAGACCGTACATATTCAGGAGATCACCGAGCCGGAGGTACTGGGCCGCGTCTTTTCCATTGTGCAGCTCATCACTGCGAGCGCCATGCCGGTGGCGATTCTGCTATTCGGCCCTCTGGCCGACATCGTCAGTGTCGAATCGATTCTGCTGGTAACCGGTGTGCTGCTGGTTCTGGTGGGGATACAGTACGGCAGAACGGCAAAGTGGCCGGGAACCGGCGAACAGCCCGTTTCTTTGCCGTAGAAAAAGAGGTACGTCCCGTTAATCGGGAGCGTACCTCTTTTTCTATTCCTGCTGAATTTTTCTCTCTTTGACCCGCACCAGACAAAGCAAAGACGGTTCGCTGTTACATTAAGGGGGCAAATAGATTCAGCACGCTGTTGAGCGCACGAACAAACCATCTGTTGCTGCGGCACTCGGCATGCACCACCTGCCTGCACTGCGAAAGAGAAAGCAGGTATTCATCCCGCATGCTGCCAATGGCTGGGCACCGGAACATCCACGCCGCGCACTCAAAGTGCATGTAAAAGCTGCGGTAATCGAAATTGATCGTTCCAACAATCCCGTATTCATCATCGCAGACAACCGTTTTCGCGTGGTTAAAGCCGGGAATAAACTCGTAGATTTTCACCCCGTTTTTCACCAGCACCTCGTAGTTGGCGCGGGTGACCATGTAAACCAACTTTTTGTCCGGAATATGCGGCGTGATAATTCGGACATCCACCCCGCTTTTGGCCGCGTTGCACAGCGCCGTTAGAACTTCGTTATCCGGGATCAAATACGGCGTATTAATATACAGGTATTTTTTTGCGCGGCCGATCAGATTCAGGTATACATTACGTCCCACCGGCTCCCAATCCAAGGGATTGTCGCTGTACGGCAGAACATATCCGCCCTCCTGCGGCTCGCCCGGCTCCTGCGGGACGCGAAATTTCTCGTAATCCTCCGTGATTTTGCGCTCAAATCCCCACAGGGACAGAAACATCACTGTAAAATTCCACACCGCATCTCCGCGAATCATAATGGCGGCGTCCTTCCACTGACCGAAGCGCGGAGACAAATTAATATATTCATCGGCAAGGTTTACGCCGCCGGTAAAGGCAACCTTGCCGTCAATCACCACAATTTTGCGGTGATCACGATTATTCATCAAGGTGGAAAGGAACGGCACAAAGCTGTTAAACACGCTGCATTGGATTCCCATTCTCTCAAGGCGGCGGCTGTATTTGAACGGCAGTGTAAAGAGGCAGCCCATGTCGTCATACAGCACCCGCACCTCCACTCCTTGCCGGGCCTTTTGCGCGAGAATCTCCAGAACGGTATTCCACATCACTCCCTCGCGGATAATGAAATATTCGAGGAAGATGAAATGCTCCGCTTTTTTCAGCTCTTCTACCAGAGTGCGGAACTTAGACTCTCCGCTCGGGAAATAGACAGCCGAACCATTTCGGCAGACCGGGCAGTTCGAATATCGCTGTAAATATCGCACCTGCGCGCCCGCATCTGGATTCTGCGCCGTGATCTCCTCCAAAATTTCGGGGTCTGGCTTTAAATATGCTCGAAAGCTTTGGTTTTCAAGTGAAACACTGCGGCGGATCACCCGATTGTGGCGACTGCGGCCGAACATCAAATAAAACATTCCGCCAAAAATGGGGAATAACAGAATAGCTACACTCCAAGCCAGCTTGTAAGTAGGATTTAGATCGCTGTTATTTAAAATCCATAGCGTTACCACAATACTGATAACGTAGCAGACGCTATAAAACCATACATAATAATTGCTGAACTGTGTGATCATCACCAGCAGCACCGCAATCTGCACGAGAATGGCCAGTGCGATCATCGAGGTGCGGCTAAGCAGACTTTTTAGTGCCTTTTTCATACGGTCCTTCCTTTGCAGAGAACAGGTTTTAATGGGATCTTTCTTGTCAAACGGGTGGGGATACGTTATAATAAATAACAAAACCGCACAATGACCTATCAACCCGACAGGGATACACCGACGGGGTTATGCAGAATAAAACGATTCAAATTCAGGGAATCACAGCAGCCCTGGCTTTTAGAGGAGGCCATCTGATTGAAAGACTATGCCTTAATCACAGACGCTACCTGCGATCTTCCCGCAGAGGTTTTGGAAAAGCTGGATGTTCGGGTCATCCCGATGGAATTTCAGATTGGTGGAACCCTATATCAGCATTATCCGGATGCGCGGGAAATGAATCTGACTACCTTTTATGAGCGGATGACAGCGGGAGAAACCCCTTCTACCTCGCAGATTAACCAGCTCACTTATTTTAAATATTTCGAAGCTATACTGGAAGCGGGCATGGACGTTGTGTACCTGAGCCTCACCTCGGGATTGAGCGGCACCTACCAGTCTTCACGCATCATTGCGGCGGAGCTGGAAGAAAAATACCCGGAGCAGCGGGTTGTTTGCATCGATACGCTGTGCGCTTCCATTGGGCAGGGGTTGTTTGTGATTCTGGCCGCCCAGAAAAAGCAGGAGGGACTGACGATCGACGAACTGGTCGCGTGGGCTCGGCAAAGCCACCTGCACGTTGCCCAGTGGTTTACCGTAGACGACCTCAATCACTTGCGCCGTGGCGGGCGGATCTCGTCTGTTGCCGCGCTAGCCGGCTCGGCTCTTGGCATAAAGCCTGTGCTGCACGTAGACAGCGAAGGCAAGCTTGTCGCCGCGATGAAGGTGCGCGGGCGCAGAAAATCGATGGACGCCCTAATTGAACGAATCGCCCAAACCGGCATTAATCCGGCTGAGCAGGTGATTCTGGTAGGGCACGGCAACAGTGAAAAAGACGCCAAGCAGTTAAAGCAAGAGATTCGCGAGCGTTTTCGCCCAAAAGAGATTATTCTCTGCGAAATCGGCCCCGTAATCGGGTCACACGTCGGGCCCGGAATGCTGGCCGTTTCCTTTTGGGCCAGCGAAAACTGACCGTCCTCCGCGGCGGAACAACACGGGCTTTAACGCCCAGCCCGCCGCGGGATTAATTCATAATTTGTCAGGAGGATTCTGAAATGCAAAAGAAAGAAATCGCCACAACCAACGCCCCGGCAGCCATCGGCCCTTATTCTCAGGCTGTGCAGATCGGGGATACGCTGTATACTTCCGGCCAGATTCCAATCGACCCCGCTACCGGCGCTCTGGTACAGGGCGGCATCCA
Above is a window of Faecalispora anaeroviscerum DNA encoding:
- the cls gene encoding cardiolipin synthase, which gives rise to MKKALKSLLSRTSMIALAILVQIAVLLVMITQFSNYYVWFYSVCYVISIVVTLWILNNSDLNPTYKLAWSVAILLFPIFGGMFYLMFGRSRHNRVIRRSVSLENQSFRAYLKPDPEILEEITAQNPDAGAQVRYLQRYSNCPVCRNGSAVYFPSGESKFRTLVEELKKAEHFIFLEYFIIREGVMWNTVLEILAQKARQGVEVRVLYDDMGCLFTLPFKYSRRLERMGIQCSVFNSFVPFLSTLMNNRDHRKIVVIDGKVAFTGGVNLADEYINLSPRFGQWKDAAIMIRGDAVWNFTVMFLSLWGFERKITEDYEKFRVPQEPGEPQEGGYVLPYSDNPLDWEPVGRNVYLNLIGRAKKYLYINTPYLIPDNEVLTALCNAAKSGVDVRIITPHIPDKKLVYMVTRANYEVLVKNGVKIYEFIPGFNHAKTVVCDDEYGIVGTINFDYRSFYMHFECAAWMFRCPAIGSMRDEYLLSLSQCRQVVHAECRSNRWFVRALNSVLNLFAPLM
- a CDS encoding TspO/MBR family protein, with the translated sequence MYCVTIRWKPLIASIVLSMGTGALSGLLIRSNTGIYEQLTLPPLSPPSFLFPIAWGILYFLMGISAYLVYCSGSQWKKQALTVYLVQLLVNFCWSLIFFNLQAFFVAFLWLVLLWVLILVMLRLFYRCRKAAAYLQIPYLLWVTFAAYLSCGVWLLN
- a CDS encoding DegV family protein, whose amino-acid sequence is MKDYALITDATCDLPAEVLEKLDVRVIPMEFQIGGTLYQHYPDAREMNLTTFYERMTAGETPSTSQINQLTYFKYFEAILEAGMDVVYLSLTSGLSGTYQSSRIIAAELEEKYPEQRVVCIDTLCASIGQGLFVILAAQKKQEGLTIDELVAWARQSHLHVAQWFTVDDLNHLRRGGRISSVAALAGSALGIKPVLHVDSEGKLVAAMKVRGRRKSMDALIERIAQTGINPAEQVILVGHGNSEKDAKQLKQEIRERFRPKEIILCEIGPVIGSHVGPGMLAVSFWASEN
- a CDS encoding spore coat protein CotJB, translated to MTDQERLMRQINAYRFMAWELHIFLDTHPNNCEAAKKLEDTRKKIDELTKNYEDTYGPIGETSSQTSRWAWITGPWPWEIEEEGDN
- a CDS encoding spore coat associated protein CotJA — translated: MTDNQNLQYLQNMQNMLNAQSTQNPQSMQNAQSMQPAQSMQNAQSMQNAQSMQNVQGIMQPAQSMQNAQSMQNVQSMQNAQSMQNAQSMQNAQSMQNAQGMQSVQNMQSCELTVAVSPLPAQTVVAMAYIPFQQFDTTYSAEKGFNQGTIFPDLDKPFTGKRGVLK
- a CDS encoding MFS transporter; the protein is MNQIKTDPTAWKKRVGWFLLSQNISLFGSSVVGFAIIWHITLTTSSGMWIMLSTICSILPQVLVSLIGGVWADRYNRKYLIMLSDGFIATATLGLAVAFLLGFQRLELLLVVSAVRSIGAGIQTPAVGAIYPQLVPQESLTKVQGINQSLNSVLLLLAPAAGGIILGWVGIVGAFFLDVTTAALAILVMSRINVERIRTEKEPDSMWAELKTGIDYTFRHPQLRNLIFCYMASFFLITPAAVLSPLLVERTFGGEIWRLTANEMVWTAGSLVGGIFVAIKGEFRNKVKTVALCLAAFGVFFALMGVAWDFLSYLIVVGISGFFLPPLSTAQTVHIQEITEPEVLGRVFSIVQLITASAMPVAILLFGPLADIVSVESILLVTGVLLVLVGIQYGRTAKWPGTGEQPVSLP
- a CDS encoding alpha/beta fold hydrolase — encoded protein: MGYYVMVESNVKIFVEDLNPAGDKTILLVHGWPGDHNLFEYQLNQLPKLGYRCVAMDCRGFGLSDKPWSGYDYNRLADDLRAVIDALQLRNITLGGHSTGGAICLRYMARHNGHGVSKLALFAAAAPSLIQRPNFAYGLKRQAVLDIIQGTYTDRPKMLQGFGNMIFFHCVGKPIQDWIFQLGLQAASWSTAAVANTWLNEVLFDDMAKVNVPTLILHGLNDRVCLYPLAVAQNRGIKNSKLVSFRQCGHFLFYDQMEKFNRELIAFLQS